One window of Gloeothece citriformis PCC 7424 genomic DNA carries:
- the menB gene encoding 1,4-dihydroxy-2-naphthoyl-CoA synthase, whose product MEFEWQIAKTYEDILYHKGDGIAKITINRPHKRNAFRPKTVFELYDAFCDAREDQQIGVILLTGAGPHTDGKYAFCSGGDQSVRGDAGYIGDDGVPRLNVLDLQRLIRSLPKVVIALVAGYAIGGGHVLHLICDLTIAADNAIFGQTGPKVGSFDGGFGASYLARIVGQKKAREIWFLCRQYNAQQALDMGLVNCVVPVERLESEGIQWAKEILEKSPLAIRCLKAAFNADCDGQAGLQELAGNATLLFYMTEEGAEGKQAFLEKRSPNFRQYPWLP is encoded by the coding sequence ATGGAATTTGAATGGCAAATCGCCAAAACTTACGAAGACATTCTTTATCATAAAGGGGACGGGATCGCCAAAATCACGATTAATCGTCCTCATAAACGCAATGCTTTCCGTCCTAAAACGGTTTTTGAATTGTATGATGCTTTTTGTGATGCGCGAGAAGATCAACAGATCGGGGTGATCCTCTTAACCGGTGCAGGGCCTCACACCGATGGAAAATATGCCTTTTGTTCCGGTGGGGATCAAAGTGTCCGGGGGGATGCCGGTTATATCGGAGATGACGGTGTGCCGCGTTTAAATGTTCTTGACTTACAACGTCTGATCCGGTCTTTGCCTAAAGTGGTTATTGCTTTAGTGGCCGGATATGCCATCGGGGGAGGTCATGTTTTACACTTAATTTGTGACCTGACGATTGCCGCCGATAATGCGATTTTTGGACAAACTGGCCCGAAAGTTGGCAGTTTTGACGGAGGGTTTGGGGCTAGCTATTTAGCCCGAATTGTCGGACAAAAGAAAGCCCGAGAAATTTGGTTTTTATGTCGTCAATACAACGCCCAACAAGCGTTAGACATGGGATTAGTTAATTGTGTTGTTCCGGTAGAGCGATTAGAATCTGAAGGCATTCAATGGGCTAAGGAAATATTAGAAAAAAGTCCTCTGGCTATTCGGTGTCTTAAAGCCGCTTTTAATGCTGACTGTGATGGACAAGCAGGGTTACAAGAATTGGCCGGCAATGCGACTTTACTGTTTTATATGACTGAAGAAGGGGCAGAAGGTAAACAGGCTTTTTTAGAAAAGCGATCGCCTAATTTTCGTCAATATCCTTGGCTACCTTGA
- the rlmN gene encoding 23S rRNA (adenine(2503)-C(2))-methyltransferase RlmN produces the protein MTTQIETTSPQPKSQEVLLGKSLPQLTQWVQKQGQPSYRGKQLHQWIYEKGVRSLNEISVFPKSWREDLKDYPIGRSDIHYRSIAPDKTRKYLLRLEDGLIIETVGIPTEKRLTVCVSSQVGCPMDCDFCATGKGGFTRNLTASEIVDQVLTVQEDFQRRVSHVVFMGMGEPLLNLKEVVPAVRTLNEDVGIGMRSLTISTVGLPSKIEKLAQHQLQLTLAVSLHAPNQKLREQLIPSAKRYPLKYLLDNCHKYVEMTKRRVTFEYILLADVNDLPHHAQELATQIRGFQSHVNLIPYNPISEADYQRPNGERINAFMKILQEEKIAVSVRYSRGLQADAACGQLRERKASIIDN, from the coding sequence ATGACCACTCAAATCGAAACGACATCGCCTCAACCTAAATCTCAAGAGGTTTTATTAGGAAAATCTCTCCCCCAATTAACCCAGTGGGTTCAAAAACAAGGACAACCCTCTTATCGAGGGAAACAACTTCATCAATGGATCTATGAAAAAGGCGTGCGATCGCTCAATGAAATCTCCGTTTTTCCGAAATCTTGGCGCGAAGACCTGAAAGATTATCCCATTGGACGCTCTGACATCCATTACCGCAGTATTGCCCCCGATAAAACCCGTAAATATCTATTACGTCTCGAAGATGGGTTAATTATTGAAACCGTTGGGATTCCCACCGAAAAACGCTTAACAGTCTGTGTCTCGTCTCAAGTCGGTTGTCCGATGGACTGTGATTTTTGTGCCACAGGAAAAGGAGGGTTTACCCGTAACCTCACCGCATCGGAAATTGTCGATCAAGTTTTAACCGTACAGGAAGATTTTCAAAGACGGGTGAGTCACGTGGTTTTTATGGGGATGGGAGAACCCTTATTAAATCTCAAAGAGGTTGTTCCTGCGGTTCGTACCCTCAATGAAGATGTGGGGATAGGAATGCGATCGCTAACCATTTCTACGGTAGGATTGCCGAGTAAAATTGAAAAACTGGCTCAACATCAATTACAATTAACCCTGGCCGTCAGTCTTCACGCCCCTAACCAAAAATTACGAGAACAATTGATTCCCAGTGCAAAACGTTATCCCCTCAAATACCTATTAGACAACTGCCATAAGTACGTCGAAATGACCAAACGGCGAGTCACTTTTGAATATATTCTCCTCGCTGATGTCAACGATTTACCCCATCACGCCCAAGAATTAGCGACTCAAATTCGAGGATTTCAGAGTCATGTTAACCTAATTCCTTATAATCCTATCTCAGAAGCCGATTATCAACGTCCTAATGGGGAACGAATCAACGCCTTTATGAAAATTCTTCAAGAAGAAAAAATTGCCGTGAGTGTACGCTATTCTCGCGGACTACAAGCGGATGCCGCCTGTGGACAATTACGAGAAAGAAAAGCTTCAATAATTGATAATTGA
- a CDS encoding DciA family protein: MSLESVSKIINFVEGQPGWEKVRLYRQVLQGWKSVVSPQVASNTRPLSINRQVLWVATSSSVWAQNLSLQRFSLLKKLNPLLPEPLKDIRFSPAGWNNSLQTDDKDSPAQANLEEQHPSFVGSDETVISLNNLRASNKDDLSLTFQRWAQNRQHRLQCLPLCPRCHCPTPAGELERWSICSCCATQQWST; encoded by the coding sequence ATGTCTCTTGAGTCTGTCTCTAAAATTATTAATTTTGTTGAAGGACAACCGGGGTGGGAAAAGGTGCGACTCTACCGCCAAGTGTTGCAGGGTTGGAAATCGGTTGTTAGTCCTCAAGTTGCCTCTAATACTCGTCCTTTGTCTATCAACCGACAAGTCTTATGGGTAGCGACTTCGAGTTCGGTTTGGGCACAAAATTTATCTTTACAACGGTTTTCTTTACTGAAAAAACTAAACCCTCTGTTACCCGAACCCCTCAAAGACATTCGCTTTTCTCCGGCGGGTTGGAATAACTCCCTACAGACAGATGACAAGGATTCCCCTGCTCAAGCTAATCTGGAGGAGCAACATCCGTCTTTTGTCGGCAGTGATGAAACGGTTATTTCCCTTAATAACCTTCGTGCCTCTAATAAAGATGATCTCTCCTTAACCTTTCAACGTTGGGCGCAAAACAGACAACACCGGTTACAGTGTCTTCCCCTTTGTCCCCGTTGTCATTGTCCTACCCCTGCCGGTGAACTCGAACGATGGTCTATCTGTTCTTGTTGTGCGACCCAACAATGGTCAACTTAA